One window of the Carnobacterium maltaromaticum DSM 20342 genome contains the following:
- a CDS encoding DegV family protein: MKKIKIVTDSSAELGSDEIESLGIHVLPLTVMIDDVLYTDGVTIKKEDFMGMMAEAKDLPKTSQPPIGYFVELYDELGADGSEVISIHMTEKLSGTVNAAHQAAQLSKTDVTVIDSDFTDRGLSFQVLEAAKLAQEGADKETILKRIEHVKEHTKLYICVVTLENLVKGGRIGKLAGALSSFLNIKVMMELVNGQLEVCVRGRGMKPINKWIAELQETLKNTPNLNAMSFSFADDEVYLENLKNEFQAILPDTPMRVKLTSPIISTHAGKGAFAIMYYTD, from the coding sequence ATGAAGAAAATTAAAATTGTGACGGACTCTTCCGCCGAGTTAGGCTCAGATGAAATTGAAAGCTTAGGAATCCATGTCTTGCCATTAACGGTGATGATTGATGATGTGTTATATACAGATGGTGTAACCATTAAAAAAGAAGACTTTATGGGCATGATGGCTGAAGCTAAGGATTTACCAAAGACAAGTCAACCACCAATCGGTTATTTTGTTGAGCTTTATGATGAACTAGGGGCCGATGGTAGTGAGGTTATCTCCATTCATATGACTGAAAAGTTAAGTGGAACAGTTAATGCTGCGCACCAAGCAGCTCAATTATCTAAAACTGATGTGACCGTTATTGATAGTGATTTTACGGATCGTGGACTGTCATTCCAAGTTCTTGAAGCTGCGAAATTAGCTCAGGAAGGGGCAGATAAAGAAACGATTCTTAAGCGAATTGAACATGTTAAGGAACATACAAAACTTTATATTTGTGTCGTGACTTTAGAAAACTTAGTCAAAGGTGGGCGAATCGGGAAATTAGCCGGTGCGCTATCAAGTTTCTTAAATATTAAAGTGATGATGGAATTAGTCAATGGTCAACTTGAAGTTTGTGTTCGAGGACGCGGTATGAAGCCAATCAATAAATGGATTGCTGAATTACAAGAAACACTGAAAAATACGCCTAATTTAAATGCGATGTCTTTTTCATTTGCGGATGACGAAGTGTATTTAGAAAATTTAAAAAATGAATTTCAAGCAATTTTGCCAGATACACCAATGCGTGTGAAATTAACGAGTCCAATTATTTCTACTCATGCTGGAAAAGGTGCATTTGCGATTATGTATTATACAGACTAA
- a CDS encoding SGNH/GDSL hydrolase family protein has product MKRIRSFLGIILFLGVVALIVFQVMMFISKDNSKTTIIENKGKESSSEQIKTKELNLVAIGDSLTEGIGDSTGRGGYVPLVAELLESKDEIETVSTSNYGISGNRSDQILKRIKKDEKLQNDVKKADVIVLTVGGNDLMKVVRSTLLKVKEDSFIKPQKQYKERIEETFKELRSLNSDAPIYVFGIYNPFYLYFSEITEMQDIVDSWNETTQSVVEEEQKAHFIPINDILYKGGNQPELSEDQKDTIDSSVNDKKESKVFNDLLFEEDNFHPNDSGYELMAQSLFDEMMASRKEW; this is encoded by the coding sequence ATGAAGAGAATACGTTCCTTTTTAGGAATCATCCTTTTTTTAGGAGTGGTAGCTCTGATTGTCTTTCAAGTAATGATGTTTATTTCAAAAGATAACAGTAAGACTACTATAATAGAAAATAAGGGCAAAGAAAGCAGTTCCGAGCAAATCAAAACAAAAGAGTTGAACTTAGTCGCAATTGGCGATTCTTTAACAGAAGGTATCGGCGATAGCACTGGGCGAGGTGGTTATGTCCCGCTAGTTGCAGAATTACTTGAAAGCAAAGACGAAATTGAAACCGTATCAACAAGTAATTATGGGATATCAGGGAATCGTAGCGATCAAATTTTGAAGCGGATAAAAAAAGATGAGAAATTGCAAAATGATGTTAAAAAGGCTGATGTGATTGTTTTGACAGTTGGTGGCAATGATTTAATGAAAGTTGTTCGTTCAACGTTATTAAAAGTCAAAGAAGATAGTTTCATCAAACCTCAAAAGCAATATAAAGAACGAATTGAAGAAACCTTTAAAGAGCTACGTTCGTTAAATTCAGATGCTCCAATTTATGTTTTTGGTATCTATAATCCATTTTATTTATACTTTTCAGAAATAACTGAAATGCAAGATATTGTTGACTCTTGGAATGAAACGACCCAAAGTGTTGTTGAAGAGGAGCAAAAGGCTCACTTTATTCCAATTAATGATATTTTATATAAAGGTGGAAACCAACCAGAACTGTCTGAAGATCAAAAAGATACAATTGATTCTAGTGTAAACGATAAGAAAGAAAGCAAAGTATTTAATGATTTACTTTTTGAGGAAGATAACTTCCATCCAAATGATAGCGGGTACGAACTGATGGCTCAATCACTTTTTGATGAAATGATGGCTAGTCGTAAAGAGTGGTAA